One window of Cucurbita pepo subsp. pepo cultivar mu-cu-16 chromosome LG19, ASM280686v2, whole genome shotgun sequence genomic DNA carries:
- the LOC111781802 gene encoding uncharacterized protein At5g65660-like — translation MYTYFSLLFFLHLALFSIINYPSALPFSHSILHFLLDLAFGAFSNFRFLFFLPTHDTFHMETPDFSPPHADASRPSLGFPLGTALLLLVIFTLSGIFSCCYHWDKLRSIRRSAAQALHHDHHLLPSSPSKSNPTALDLEKNQRESLSVVMPGDSIPKFIAMPCPREPPRPEMIQVKVEKPPKPPRIAIPFY, via the exons ATGTACACATacttttctttgcttttcttccTCCACTTGGCTCTGTTTTCCATTATAAATTACCCAAGTGCGCTCCCATTTTCTCATtccattcttcattttcttctcgaTTTGGCATTTGGAGCTTTTTCCAATTTtcgtttcttgttctttctccCAACACATGACACATTCCACATGGAGACTCCCGATTTCTCGCCGCCTCACGCCGACGCATCCAGACCCTCCTTAGGCTTTCCTCTCGGCACTGCTCTCCTCCTTCTCGTCATCTTCACCTTGAGCGGAATCTTCTCCTGCTGTTACCATTGGGATAAACTCAGATCCATCCGCCGTTCCGCTGCCCAAGCACTACATCACGATCATCATCTCCTCCCTTCGTCTCCATCCAAATCCAACCCTACTGCACTG GATTTGGAGAAGAATCAAAGAGAGAGCTTATCGGTGGTGATGCCTGGGGATTCGATTCCCAAATTCATCGCGATGCCGTGCCCTAGAGAGCCGCCTCGGCCTGAAATGATTCAGGTGAAAGTGGAGAAGCCGCCGAAACCGCCGCGAATCGCGATTCCTTTCTATTAG
- the LOC111781067 gene encoding uncharacterized protein LOC111781067: MPSSNSIASSVDIKALRRSPRLLAPTAPPGKHECPSTRRSLRFLQKKDISPPTLPEPCRSHSAIRQVHPSHTCLSPSKNVSPKTPKPVLVNTPKKSKKPSVVSSENKDSNSGSKKSSTFENGFEGIQTPRRSSRLSCVPKIDNACEGKNAEVSKSSINFGGRSRDFKHSNAGSKRDSAFENGLEGIQTPRRSSRLSHAPKSDNALERKNAEVSKSSITFGGRSRDLKHSNVGSKKSSVLEDGFAGIQTPRRSSRLSYAQKIDSALEGKNSKVSKSSSAFEGRSRDLKHSNTGSKESSTFENRFEGIQTTRRSSRLSYAPKIDNALEGKDAKVSKSSITFGGCSRDLKHSNTGLKKSSTFEDGFEGIQTPRRSSRLSCAPKIDNVLEGKNSKVSKSSITFKRHSKDLKHSNTGSRKSSTFENGIEKMKSPRRSSRLSYASKIDNALDGKNTKVSKSSITLGGRSKDLKHPRVNNEVEGHQSIVKPQIVLGQQDALEKSSRKRERSRSSDKKTVLLNVQNVVTRESSHEENVVEGGERRKGNSADHEGIATEGGGTEVVGGEMEKKSVAIRKRKREDGVVGIRHGWTKEQEAALQRAYYAAKPTPQFWKKVSKLVPGKSAQDCFDKVHSDHLTPPQPRPRSRTQSSKSCQIELSSLSEDKLLNPNGAKSRKPIRKTQRSQNAQKTVRYLLEKKFQRAVSSEADLFSQLEPNANRSNHSPLPSKQLSITKDLQGNQGFLHERSLSNHKKPLSRFSSSVERVVSPPVLKQVKNKALHEKYIDQLHCREAKRKSMAKCTKKCISEEKGLKEVHAERTNDLRAAKNALISDARDAIHQLQHLQANGMNDSPEFDDNLYDNVDSENEDEI, from the exons ATGCCCAGCTCAAACTCCATCGCCAGCTCCGTGGATATCAAAGCTCTACGAAGATCTCCAAGGCTTCTTGCTCCTACTGCACCCCCAGGGAAACACGAATGCCCTTCTACACGAAGATCTCTGAGATTTCTTCAAAAGAAGGACATTTCACCTCCCACGCTCCCGGAGCCCTGCCGTTCTCACTCTGCAATTCGCCAGGTACACCCTTCCCACACTTGTCTCAGTCCTTCAAAGAATGTTTCTCCTAAAACCCCCAAACCGGTTCTTGTAAATACCCCGAAAAAATCGAAGAAACCTAGTGTTGTTTCGAGTGAAAACAAAGATTCAAACTCTGGGTCGAAAAAGTCTTCGACATTTGAAAATGGGTTTGAGGGAATACAAACTCCAAGACGGTCCTCTAGGTTATCATGTGTGCCAAAGATTGACAATGCATGCGAGGGGAAGAACGCAGAAGTTTCGAAGAGTTCAATTAATTTTGGAGGGCGTTCGAGAGATTTTAAGCATTCAAATGCAGGGTCAAAAAGGGATTCGGCATTCGAAAACGGGCTTGAGGGAATACAAACTCCAAGACGATCCTCTAGGTTATCACATGCGCCGAAGTCTGATAATGCGCTTGAGAGGAAGAACGCCGAAGTCTCAAAGAGTTCAATTACTTTCGGAGGGCGTTCAAGAGATTTGAAGCATTCAAATGTAGGGTCGAAGAAGTCTTCGGTATTGGAAGACGGGTTTGCGGGAATACAAACTCCAAGACGGTCCTCTAGGTTATCATATGCGCAGAAGATTGACAGTGCGCTCGAGGGTAAgaattcaaaagtttcaaagaGTTCAAGTGCTTTCGAAGGGCGTTCGAGAGATTTAAAGCATTCAAATACAGGATCAAAAGAGTCTTCGACATTCGAAAACCGGTTTGAGGGAATACAAACTACAAGACGGTCATCTAGGTTATCATATGCACCCAAGATTGACAATGCGCTCGAGGGAAAGGACGCAAAAGTTTCAAAGAGTTCAATTACTTTCGGAGGGTGTTCGAGAGATTTGAAGCATTCAAATACAGGGTTGAAAAAGTCTTCAACATTCGAAGACGGTTTTGAAGGAATACAAACTCCAAGACGGTCCTCTAGGTTATCCTGTGCGCCGAAGATTGACAATGTGCTCGAGGGGAAGAACTCAAAAGTTTCAAAGAGTTCAATTACTTTCAAAAGGCATTCAAAAGATTTAAAGCATTCAAATACAGGGTCGAGAAAGTCTTCGACATTCGAAAATGGgattgagaaaatgaaaagtccAAGACGGTCCTCTAGGTTATCCTATGCGTCGAAGATTGACAATGCGCTTGATGGGAAGaacacaaaagtttcgaagaGTTCAATTACTCTCGGAGGGCGTTCGAAAGATTTAAAGCATCCAAGAGTCAATAATGAAGTTGAGGGGCATCAAAGTATCGTCAAACCCCAAATTGTTCTGGGCCAGCAAGATGCTCTCGAGAAAAGTAGCCGGAAACGGGAGAGGTCCAGGAGTTCGGATAAGAAAACAGTGTTATTGAATGTCCAGAATGTTGTTACGAGGGAAAGCTCACATGAGGAAAATGTGGTAGAAGGAGGAGAGAGGAGGAAAGGAAATTCTGCTGATCACGAGGGTATTGCAACAGAAGGTGGGGGAACAGAAGTAGTTGGTGGTGAAATGGAAAAGAAGTCGGTGGCtataaggaaaagaaagcgAGAGGATGGTGTGGTTGGGATTAGACATGGGTGGACTAAAGAACAGGAAGCCGCATTACAGAGAGCTTATTATGCTGCCAAGCCCACTCCCCAATTTTGGAAGAAGGTTTCCAAACTG GTGCCTGGAAAGTCTGCCCAAGATTGCTTTGATAAAGTTCATTCCGACCATTTGACCCCTCCTCAACCTCGACCTCGATCCAGAACACAGAGCTCAAAATCATGTCAAATTGAACTCTCGTCTCTTTCGGAGGATAAGCTTCTAAATCCTAATGGCGCGAAATCTAGAAAGCCTATCCGCAAGACTCAGAGAAGCCAAAATGCGCAGAAGACTGTGAGATATTTGTTGGAGAAGAAGTTCCAGAGGGCCGTTAGCAGTGAGGCCGATTTGTTCTCACAACTCGAGCCAAATGCTAATCGCTCTAACCATTCTCCTCTACCTAGTAAACAACTCTCTATCACCAAGGATTTGCAGGGAAACCAAGGATTCCTCCATGAGAGATCCTTGTCAAATCACAAGAAGCCCCTTTCGAGATTTAGCAGCTCAGTTGAGAGAGTCGTTAGTCCACCGGTACTGAAACAGGTCAAGAACAAAGCCTTGCACGAGAAGTATATCGACCAGTTACATTGCAGGGAGGCAAAGAGAAAATCAATGGCAAAATGCACAAAAAAATGCATCTCCGAAGAGAAGGGCTTAAAGGAAGTCCATGCTGAAAGAACTAATGATCTCAGAGCTGCTAAAAATGCTCTGATTTCTGATGCAAGGGATGCCATCCATCAGTTACAACACTTGCAAGCCAATGGCATGAATGATTCTCCCGAATTCGACGACAATTTATATGACAATGTCGATAGCgaaaatgaagatgaaatatga
- the LOC111781068 gene encoding transcription factor bHLH93, translated as MFYYSVLHFLHTQRGKKMELTQYGFLEELLASTPWTSSSSSSSSSYSNGFNDFFPNGSNFSSFEEIPQMGTSISPHFPGFQTPTDFSFADQHLYGSFLEGFALPEVDSLSYTKNNETPPFVSLEEISDKNSGFPPTAMEEEEFGFMECEAAPNVCKQEMEVMGGRETNDSKMGVAELGKRRSNKAKKLDGQPSKNLMAERRRRRRLNDRLSMLRAIVPKISKMDRTSILGDTIDYVKELLERINNLKEEDSKHASLNGISKERKSNEVLFDVERKEMETRIGICCTTRPGLLLSTVNTLEALGLEIQQCVISCFNDFSMQASCSEGSSQKAVPSSDDIKEALFRNAGYGGKCL; from the exons ATGTTCTACTACTCTGTTTTGCACTTTCTTCACACCCAAAGAGGGAAGAAAATGGAGCTCACTCAATATGGTTTCTTAGAGGAGTTATTAGCTTCAACGCCTTggacctcctcctcctcctcctcctcctcctcctatTCAAATGGGTTCAATGATTTCTTCCCAAATGGCTCGAATTTCAGTTCTTTTGAAGAAATTCCCCAAATGGGTACCTCTATTTCACCCCATTTTCCCGGTTTTCAAACGCCTACTGACTTTTCTTTCGCCGACCAACACCTCTACGGCAGTTTTCTTGAAGGCTTTGCATTACCGGAGGTGGATTCTTTATCGTACACTAAGAACAACGAAACCCCACCATTTGTTTCGCTAGAGGAGATTAGTGATAAGAACAGTGGTTTCCCTCCGACGGCgatggaggaggaagaatTTGGTTTTATGGAGTGTGAAGCGGCACCAAATGTTTGCAAACAGGAAATGGAGGTAATGGGTGGGCGTGAAACTAATGATTCTAAAATGGGTGTGGCAGAATTGGGGAAAAGAAGAAGCAACAAGGCTAAGAAGCTTGATGGACAGCCTTCGAAGAATTTAATGgcggaaagaagaagaaggagacgGTTGAATGATCGGCTATCAATGCTTAGAGCAATAGTTCCTAAAATAAGCAAG ATGGATAGAACGTCTATTCTTGGAGACACGATCGATTACGTGAAAGAGCTGCTTGAAAGAATCAATAActtgaaagaagaagattcaaagCATGCAAGTCTAAATGGGATCTCCAAAGAAAGGAAGTCCAATGAAGTTCTG TTCGACGTTGAAAGGAAGGAGATGGAGACTCGGATCGGCATTTGCTGTACGACGAGGCCAGGATTATTGCTATCCACCGTCAACACATTAGAGGCATTGGGCCTAGAGATTCAGCAGTGTGTTATTAGCTGCTTCAATGATTTCTCAATGCAAGCTTCTTGTTCAgag GGAAGTTCTCAGAAAGCAGTGCCAAGTTCTGATGATATAAAGGAGGCATTGTTCAGAAATGCAGGCTATGGAGGAAAGTGCTTGTAG